In a genomic window of Streptomyces pristinaespiralis:
- a CDS encoding MFS transporter, whose translation MATTTPTGVRGGHAKHGGGSASDGGAPMTHRQIMEALSGLLLGMFVAILSSTIVSNALPEIITDLGGGQSAYTWVVTASLLAMTATTPLWGKLSDLFSKKLLVQISLLIYVLGSVVAGLSQNSGMLIACRVVQGIGVGGLSALAQIVMAAMIAPRERGRYSGYIGAVFAVATVGGPLLGGVITDTEWLGWRWCFYVGVPFALIALIVLQKTLKLPVVKRQVKVDWSGAFFISAAVSLLLVWVTFAGDKYDWISWQSAAMVGGSVVLGALFLLVESKASEPIIPLRLFRNRTITLASLASLFVGVAMFAGTVFFSQYFQLARDESPTMSGVLTIPMIGGLFVSSTVSGQIITKTGRWKAWLVAGGALVTAGLGLLGTIRYDTEYWHIAVFMVLMGLGLGMMMQNLVLCTQNQVDPSDLGAASSVVTFFRSLGGAIGVSALGAIMANRVTHYVKDGLAELGPQGQALGHGGTGGGGIPDLDKLPVPIRTVMETAYGHGVADIFLYSAPFALVAFLVTLFIKEVALKSSSSDAAAKETEDAVAGSEAPEALAVATAPAPAQAVATEPVAPAASGVAVRGVVRGSEGAAVPRAAVTLISPAGRQLGRSVAQGDGSYTLDAPGAGSYVLIASADGFQPQASTVNVADEPLVYDILLAGTSGLGGVVRAAEGGSPVEGAMVVVTDVRGDVLATGTSTAQGEFAFAELVPGAVTVAVNAPGYRPLALPVEIGGQGVTRIEAALRYGAVVRGVVRGAAGLPLADARVTLVDAAGNVVATATTGDDGAYAFADLDAGEYSVIATGYPPVAGQLTVTGRGVDGHDIELAHPGE comes from the coding sequence ATGGCTACGACCACACCGACCGGTGTGCGGGGCGGCCACGCCAAGCACGGCGGTGGATCCGCCTCCGACGGCGGGGCGCCGATGACACATCGGCAGATCATGGAGGCGCTGTCCGGGCTGCTGCTCGGCATGTTCGTCGCCATCCTGTCGTCGACGATCGTCTCCAACGCCCTGCCGGAGATCATCACCGACCTCGGCGGCGGGCAGAGCGCCTATACCTGGGTCGTCACCGCCTCGCTGCTGGCGATGACCGCGACCACCCCGCTCTGGGGCAAGCTCTCGGACCTCTTCTCCAAGAAGCTGCTGGTCCAGATATCGCTGCTGATCTACGTCCTGGGTTCGGTCGTCGCCGGACTCTCGCAGAACTCCGGCATGCTGATCGCCTGCCGCGTGGTCCAGGGCATCGGCGTCGGCGGTCTGTCCGCCCTCGCGCAGATCGTGATGGCCGCGATGATCGCCCCCCGTGAGCGGGGCCGCTACAGCGGATACATCGGCGCCGTCTTCGCAGTCGCGACCGTCGGCGGCCCGCTTCTCGGCGGCGTCATCACCGACACCGAGTGGCTGGGCTGGCGCTGGTGCTTCTACGTCGGCGTGCCGTTCGCGCTGATCGCCCTGATCGTGCTGCAGAAGACCCTGAAGCTGCCCGTGGTCAAGCGCCAGGTGAAGGTCGACTGGTCGGGCGCGTTCTTCATCAGCGCCGCCGTCTCGCTGCTGCTGGTGTGGGTGACCTTCGCCGGCGACAAGTACGACTGGATCTCGTGGCAGTCCGCCGCGATGGTCGGCGGTTCCGTGGTGCTCGGCGCGCTCTTCCTCCTCGTGGAGTCGAAGGCGAGCGAACCGATCATCCCGCTGCGGCTGTTCCGCAACCGCACGATCACGCTGGCGTCGCTGGCCTCGCTCTTCGTCGGCGTCGCGATGTTCGCCGGCACGGTGTTCTTCAGCCAGTACTTCCAGCTGGCGCGGGACGAGTCGCCGACCATGTCCGGTGTGCTGACGATCCCGATGATCGGCGGCCTCTTCGTCTCGTCGACCGTCTCCGGCCAGATCATCACCAAGACCGGCCGCTGGAAGGCCTGGCTGGTCGCAGGCGGTGCCCTGGTGACGGCGGGCCTCGGTCTGCTGGGCACCATCCGCTACGACACCGAGTACTGGCACATCGCGGTCTTCATGGTCCTGATGGGCCTCGGTCTCGGCATGATGATGCAGAACCTCGTGCTCTGCACCCAGAACCAGGTGGACCCGTCGGACCTCGGCGCGGCCAGCTCGGTCGTCACCTTCTTCCGGTCCCTCGGCGGCGCGATCGGCGTCTCCGCGCTCGGCGCGATCATGGCCAACCGGGTCACCCACTACGTCAAGGACGGGCTCGCCGAACTCGGCCCGCAGGGCCAGGCGCTGGGGCACGGCGGTACGGGCGGCGGTGGCATCCCCGACCTGGACAAGCTGCCGGTTCCGATCCGCACGGTGATGGAGACGGCCTACGGGCACGGGGTCGCCGACATCTTCCTGTACTCCGCTCCCTTCGCGCTCGTCGCCTTCCTGGTGACCCTCTTCATCAAGGAGGTCGCGCTGAAGAGCAGCTCGTCGGACGCCGCCGCGAAGGAGACCGAGGACGCCGTCGCCGGCTCCGAAGCCCCGGAGGCGCTCGCCGTCGCCACCGCCCCCGCCCCGGCGCAGGCCGTCGCGACCGAGCCGGTCGCCCCCGCCGCCTCCGGTGTCGCGGTACGCGGTGTGGTGCGCGGTTCCGAGGGCGCCGCGGTGCCCAGGGCCGCCGTCACGCTGATCTCGCCGGCCGGCCGGCAGCTCGGCCGCTCCGTCGCCCAGGGGGACGGCAGCTACACGCTGGACGCGCCGGGCGCCGGGTCGTACGTGCTGATCGCCTCGGCCGACGGCTTCCAGCCGCAGGCCTCCACGGTGAACGTCGCGGACGAGCCGCTGGTGTACGACATCCTCCTCGCCGGGACGAGCGGTCTCGGCGGAGTGGTGCGGGCGGCCGAAGGCGGCAGTCCCGTCGAAGGCGCCATGGTCGTCGTCACGGACGTGCGCGGTGACGTGCTCGCCACCGGGACGAGCACGGCCCAGGGCGAGTTCGCCTTCGCCGAGCTCGTGCCGGGCGCGGTGACGGTCGCGGTGAACGCGCCCGGCTACCGGCCGCTCGCGCTGCCCGTGGAGATCGGCGGCCAGGGCGTGACCCGGATCGAGGCGGCGCTCCGGTACGGCGCCGTGGTCCGGGGTGTGGTCCGCGGGGCCGCGGGCCTGCCGCTGGCCGACGCCCGGGTGACCCTCGTGGACGCCGCGGGGAACGTGGTCGCCACGGCGACCACCGGCGACGACGGGGCGTACGCCTTCGCCGACCTGGACGCGGGCGAGTACTCGGTCATCGCGACCGGATACCCGCCGGTCGCGGGCCAGTTGACCGTGACCGGTCGTGGCGTCGACGGTCACGACATCGAACTCGCCCACCCGGGCGAGTAA
- a CDS encoding MarR family winged helix-turn-helix transcriptional regulator: MAERSQYEELARQIGAIGAVKRSVSRILPAECPSGSAAVLSLIGRHGEMRMGRLAELMAVDMSVTSRHVAHVVERGWLERSPDPDDRRSRILRLTPAGKDLLDDLGRRSTDMFAHYLKDWSDEEVGQLNAMLARLRESVGDCRAHATRTPV; the protein is encoded by the coding sequence TTGGCCGAGCGGAGTCAGTACGAGGAGCTGGCCCGGCAGATAGGTGCCATCGGGGCCGTGAAACGGAGCGTCTCGCGGATCCTGCCCGCCGAGTGCCCCTCCGGGTCCGCCGCGGTGCTGTCGCTGATCGGCCGTCACGGAGAGATGCGGATGGGCCGCCTCGCCGAGCTGATGGCCGTCGACATGTCCGTCACCAGCCGGCATGTGGCCCATGTGGTGGAGCGCGGCTGGCTGGAGCGGTCGCCCGACCCCGATGACCGGCGGTCCCGCATCCTGCGGCTCACCCCGGCGGGCAAGGACCTGCTCGACGACCTCGGCCGCCGCAGCACGGACATGTTCGCCCACTACCTCAAGGACTGGTCCGACGAAGAAGTCGGACAGCTGAACGCGATGCTGGCCCGCCTCCGCGAATCCGTCGGGGACTGCCGGGCCCACGCCACCCGTACACCCGTATGA
- a CDS encoding RNA polymerase sigma factor SigF gives MSVEQGSSKVLTRAPSAPAPVVPGSSEAIDTRTLSRSLFLRLRALDSEGAADDSPERTYVRDTLIELNLPLVRYAAARFRSRNEPMEDIVQVGTIGLIKAIDRFDCERGVEFPTFAMPTVVGEIKRFFRDTSWSVRVPRRLQELRLALTKASDELAQKLDRSPTVPELAAVLGVSEEDVVDGLAVGNAYTASSLDSPSPEDDGGEGSLADRLGYEDSALEGVEYRESLKPLLAKLPPRERQIIMLRFFANMTQSQIGEEVGISQMHVSRLLTRTLAQLREGLIAD, from the coding sequence ATGTCCGTAGAACAGGGCAGCTCGAAGGTGCTCACTCGCGCTCCAAGCGCGCCCGCACCCGTCGTGCCCGGCAGCTCGGAAGCCATCGACACCCGCACTCTGTCCCGCTCCCTGTTCCTGCGGCTCCGCGCCCTGGACAGCGAGGGCGCGGCCGACGACAGCCCGGAGCGCACCTACGTGCGCGACACCCTCATCGAGCTCAACCTCCCCCTCGTCCGGTACGCCGCTGCGCGGTTCCGCAGCCGCAACGAACCGATGGAGGACATCGTCCAGGTCGGCACCATCGGCCTGATCAAGGCGATCGACCGCTTCGACTGCGAACGGGGCGTGGAGTTCCCTACCTTCGCGATGCCGACGGTCGTCGGGGAGATCAAGCGCTTCTTCCGTGACACCTCGTGGTCGGTTCGGGTTCCGCGCCGGCTCCAGGAGCTGCGTCTCGCACTCACCAAGGCGAGCGACGAGCTCGCCCAGAAGCTCGACCGCTCCCCGACCGTTCCCGAACTGGCCGCGGTGCTCGGGGTGTCGGAGGAGGACGTGGTCGACGGCCTCGCCGTGGGCAACGCCTACACGGCCTCGTCGCTCGACTCGCCCTCACCGGAGGACGACGGCGGCGAGGGCTCGCTCGCGGACCGCCTCGGCTACGAGGACTCGGCGCTGGAAGGCGTGGAGTACCGCGAGTCCCTCAAGCCGCTGCTCGCCAAACTGCCGCCCCGTGAGCGACAGATCATCATGCTCCGCTTCTTCGCCAACATGACCCAGTCGCAGATCGGCGAGGAGGTCGGCATCTCGCAGATGCATGTCTCGCGCCTGCTGACCCGCACACTCGCGCAGCTGCGGGAGGGGCTGATCGCGGACTGA